In Macadamia integrifolia cultivar HAES 741 chromosome 5, SCU_Mint_v3, whole genome shotgun sequence, a single window of DNA contains:
- the LOC122078730 gene encoding histone H2A-like, translating to MEGGKTTKPSGGRKGAAKRKPVPRSVKAGLQFPVGRIARFLKKGRYAQRLGTGAPIYLAAVLEYLAAEVLELAGNAARDNKKIRIIPRHILLAVRNDEELGKLLAGVTIAHGGVLPNIHQVLLPKRTEKDEKAAAAEPKSPKKTPKK from the exons ATGGAGGGCGGGAAGACGACGAAGCCAAGCGGAGGCCGGAAAGGTGCGGCGAAGAGGAAGCCTGTTCCCAGATCTGTGAAGGCGGGGCTCCAATTCCCTGTTGGAAGGATTGCTAGGTTCTTGAAGAAGGGCAGATATGCGCAGAGGCTTGGGACTGGTGCTCCCATCTACTTGGCTGCCGTCCTTGAGTACTTGGCCGCTGag GTTTTGGAGCTTGCGGGAAATGCCGCTCGTGACAACAAGAAGATCCGTATAATTCCTCGCCACATTCTTCTGGCTGTTAGAAATGATGAGGAGCTTGGGAAATTGTTGGCTGGTGTGACCATTGCTCATGGTGGTGTCCTGCCTAACATCCATCAAGTCCTCCTACCCAAGAGGACTGAAAAGGACGAAAAAGCTGCTGCTGCTGAACCAAAATCGCCCAAGAAAACACCAAAGAAGTAG